From one Micromonospora siamensis genomic stretch:
- a CDS encoding class I SAM-dependent methyltransferase: MTGDHYFSTAPSTAGKPREVEFSVAGRDYTLHSAGGVFSADRLDAGTAVLLRKAELPDPDTTGALLDLGCGFGPISCVLASTAPAATVWAVDVNERARALTAANAERVGAAGRIRAVAPDDVPANVTFAQLWSNPPIRIGKAELHELLRRWLPRLAPDGVGWLVVAKHLGGDSLQRWLVDEQGWQVERTASQKGYRVLRVTRN, from the coding sequence GTGACCGGGGACCACTACTTCAGCACCGCACCCTCGACCGCCGGTAAACCCCGCGAGGTCGAGTTCTCCGTCGCCGGGCGCGACTACACGCTGCACTCCGCCGGCGGTGTCTTCTCCGCCGACCGGTTGGACGCCGGCACCGCGGTGCTGCTGCGCAAGGCGGAGCTGCCCGACCCGGACACCACCGGCGCCCTGCTCGACCTCGGCTGCGGCTTCGGACCGATCAGCTGCGTGCTGGCCAGCACCGCCCCCGCCGCGACCGTCTGGGCGGTCGACGTCAACGAACGGGCCCGGGCACTGACCGCCGCGAACGCCGAACGGGTCGGCGCCGCCGGACGGATCCGGGCCGTTGCCCCCGACGACGTACCGGCGAACGTCACGTTCGCCCAACTCTGGTCCAACCCGCCGATCCGGATCGGCAAGGCGGAACTGCACGAACTGCTGCGCCGCTGGCTGCCCCGGCTCGCGCCGGACGGCGTCGGCTGGCTGGTCGTCGCCAAGCACCTCGGCGGGGACTCGTTGCAGCGCTGGCTCGTCGACGAGCAGGGCTGGCAGGTCGAGCGGACGGCCAGCCAGAAGGGCTACCGGGTGCTGCGCGTCACCCGTAATTGA